The genome window tcactgctgtggcctaggttcagtccctggttggggaactgagatcctgcaagctgtgtggagtggccaaaaaaaaaaaaaaaagattgagagtgaaaataaagacatcttcaaacaaataaataaatatgcaaattcAAAAAACCTGAGTTTTCCATCAAGAAAATCTCAACAGAAGAAataattctggggacttccctggtggcaaagtcattaagactctgtgctcctgatgcaggggggcctgggtttgattgcTGgtgatcccacatgcataccacacgcaactaaggagcccgcctgccccAACCAAAGACctggagcaaccaaataaataaacagtaaacTGCCAAAGCTGGGACACTCAAAACTCAAAAAACAactctggagaaaaagaaaaaactacatagataaaagttaaagaaaaaaaaaattctgaagggcTTATTTCAGACCAAAGGAAAGTGATATAAGATCTGGGATAAAACATAAATTGAAGGGCAAAGAgaatggtaaatatgtgggtaaatctaaaacaaaaacaaaaaaacaaatataaaaaactgACTATAGAAACTATATCTTGTGgagttaaaaatacagaattaaaaCTTATGACAAAcataattaaaagaaatagtaaatggattaaaaagattTAAGGTCTTTGGGAAAggattataagaaaaagaaaggagaagacatGAAACATTGAATAGACAGGATAAACAGGAAGCATGAAATACGATAaactcaaatatatttaaattattacatTAATTGTTAATGGATGAAATATTCCAGCTAGAGGACAAAGACTGTCAAACTggacaataaaacaaaaccaaactataTGAGGTTTACAGGAAACATTTCTAAGACGTAAAGATACAGAaagatttaaaagagaaatgagggacttccctggtggcacagtggttaagaatccgcatgccaatgcaggggacatgggtttgatcccttgtccaggaagatcccacatgccaccgagcaactaagcctgtggggcacaactactgagcctgctctctagagcccacgagccacaactactgaaacctgcgcgctctagaggccacgctccgcaacaagagaagccactgcaacgagaagcctgcgcaccacaatgaagagtagccctgcttgccacaactacagaaaagcctgtgcgcagcaactaagacccaatgcagccaataaacaaataaataaacaaataaaagagaaatgaaaaacaaaaacaaaacccactaaCCAAGACAAAACTAATGTAGTACAGTAATAACAATTAGATTTTAGGACAAAAAGCATTAATAGCAATGAAATGGGACTTTCCCCATGTCCATCAGGAAGACACAAGATTGAATTTGTGTCTAATAACATAgcctcaaaatgaaataaaaattgatagaactaaaaggagaaatatacaTATTCACAATCATAGAGGGAGATTTAAAAATCCCTCTTTCAATAGTTAAacgtctcaacaaatttcaaaggactgaaataatatagaataatttttctgaccacagtgtaATTCAGGTAGAAATCATTCATAAAGAGATAgctagggaagaatcctttctgtttggaaatgaagaaatacatttgtaaaaaattcatgggtcaaagaacccaaatggaaattataaaacattttgagCTGAATAATAAAACACTAACATACGAATTTGGTCTCAGGAGAGTCTAGATAAAAGACGGACTTTGAATTAAACAGCTTATGGGTGGTAACtatagatgagtggataaattcAACCAAAGAGtacatgtattgggttggccaaaaagttcattcgggttttcaaCAGAAGGGCCAATAACGGAACACTTAGAGGCACCATCTTTTAAAAGGCAGGCAAATGAAGCAGTCAAGGATAATAAGAGGGGATGATCAGACAGCATCTCTAAGACCTGAGTAAGAAAggaccctgccccagccccatgCTTCAGGGAGACTGATGCTTTAGAGTGTCTTCCTCAAGATTTTCTAAATTCACCTCCAGTTCCTGGGACTAAGGAAGGCACCCTAAGCCTGGATCTGGTCCCCACGTAGACTTGGTTGCCAGAATGCCTCTCTTGAGATTTTCAAGTCCCACTTTGATGCTGGGACACGTGCCATTTCTCCCATTTGAGGTACTCTCTGACCCTCTAACCCATTCACCTACTCTTCATGTGGAACAAATGCTCTAAGGAGCTCTGGGTCTTGTGCCTATGGAATTTCCCTGGGTCTGAAGAGTGGACCATTTCTACTGGCCGAAGCAATATTTCCTTCACACAATAGTATGAGACTGAGCTGCCAGAATGGTGCTTTTAGGTGACTCTCATATTGGACACAGAATGAATTTAGGGTTTTGGGTTACCAAACTATTGACCCTTGAGATTGAGTTGTATGTGTGGGTCTGTGCTTTGGCTCCCACTGGTCTGTGTTCCAACTATGGGACTGTCTTTGGTCTGTAGGCCACCAAGTTTGTGAGGATGGTGACATTGTTCTTAAATTCTGTCCACCTCCCACCACTggcaccagggaggtccccttaCCCTCTCTGCAGGTTCTGCACTGTGTGTCAGGACAGGCCCATCTAATCTGAGGCCTTTTAAGACTGCTGCTCTGCTATGCCAGCTGGCTCTTCCAATCAATGTCCTCTCATTTCCAATTGACAGTGGCATTGTGCTCTCTAGGTTTGGGCTTAACCCATGCTGATGGAGGAATGGGCATTCCTTGCACAAATGAAACTACTCTTCTTGCTCCATCCGTGGGCCTCTTGACTATTCTTCCTGGGTGTGGCTAAGAGATCACAGTTTGGCAATGCAGTAATTACAGCCTAAAAAGTTCAAGAGAAAACATGGTTAGAATATGTGCGCTACGTTTATGCTAGAAAAGTCCAAATGCTAAATATAATATAACcagaaaatgaattattattcacattttcctGCATACTGTGTGTAAGACCTGCATTTTTGGTAATCACCAATGAAGCAGAGTAACAACATTTGAGAGAGTTACTGGAAGCCAGTACTCACGGTGGCACAATGGATGCAGCATCATGAGTAAAGATGTAACCAGCATTAAATAAATGACATTAGGGAACTGTAGAGGTAAGATCTATATAGTTCAATAGTAACTGCATTACTACTCTTTAATCACAGTGGGAGATATGAAATTAGCCAGGTTAAACAACATCGACAACAATTACAACTTAGGGACAAGTAGAAAAACTTAAATATGGGCTAAACATTAGACAATATTGTAGAACTACTGTTATAGTTTTTAGTGTGATAATGATATTGTATCAATAATTATGCAGAAGAAAGTCCTTATTTTAAGAAAACTCACGTTGAAGTATTTCAAGGTAAAATGTCATATCTGCAGCTTACCTTAAAAAGGTTcagcaaagggacttccctggtggcgcagtggttaagaatccgcctgccaatgcaggggtcatgggttcgagccctggtccaggaagatcccacatgccgcggagcaactaagcctgtgccacaactactgagcctgagctctagagcccgtgggccacaactactgagcccgcgtgccacaactactgaagcccacgtgcctagagcccatgctccgcaacaagagaagccactgcaatgagaagcccgtgcaccgcaatggagagtagcccccgctcgccgcaactagagaaagctcatgcgcagcaacgaagacccaatgcagccaaaaataaataagctaattaaaaaaaaaaaaaggttcagcaGAAACaactatatatatctatagacacaatggaaaaaatacaCCCATACACAAAAggcaaaatgttaaataattgaaTCTAGGTCGTATGTATAGATGCTATAACATTGTATCATTCTTTCAACTTTTGTTTTGcaagttttcaaaattaaaagtgggggaaggggagagagccaGTAGAGCGAGACGATAAAGATGGGTATAATGGATCAACAGCCCAAAAAGAAAGATTAGCACTAAATAGGAGGTGTGCATTATATCTgaggttagaggaaaaagagttgTGGGTGAGTCGATACAGACGAGTGGGTAAGTATGGGTGTGGGAAGGTAAGGGAATACAGGTGATCTCCATGAAGTACAAGGCAAGAGTAGGTAGGTCGGTGGCACAAAGAGAGTGAAGATTTGGAATAGTTGCTGTGGGGAATGGCAAAGGGAGCTGACCAGACACACAAAGCTTTTACAGGGTGCAGCTGAGGTGTTGCTAAGGACGTTAATGTCTAGAAACTATTCTTCATTTTTGCTCCTTATTAGCCCTTTGAGCTTATCTCCCTATCAGAGAACTGTTTACTCTTCTAGACCATGAGTTTCTGAGGTAAGGAGCTTGACTTTCAGTTTTgaattcccagcacctagcatagtgcctggcatgtagtaagcattcaacaaataattactggATAAAATAGTGACAGTTTCACATTTAACTCTAAATTGTAAGTGTTTATTGACCTTTCTTCTTATCCCCAGCCCATAGATGCTGCTGGGTTAACTGATTCTCTGCCATGCTCCCAGAGCAACATAAATTTAATATCCATCAAAAACTTCTATTATTGCATTTACTGCATTGTACTGAAATTGTCTGTTATATTTCTGTCTTACCCAGTAGACTAAAATCTTTTTTGAGATCAGTGGTGTTGTAGCTTTGTATCACAAACTCAGAACAGTAGTTGGCTTAATACATGGTAGACATTTTCTGATCTAAGCTGAACAATTAAGAAAGACTTTAAGTTTTGGTTTGCAAAGGCTTTATTTCTGAATGTATGTGTGATTTTAACAAATACTTTCAACAAGCAAAACTGACAATACATAAGTACAATCAATAATATAAGATAAAGTGCCAAATTATCTGAAATCAGAGTATTCTGGATAAAACACTGGGAAAAACAATGGCTTCCCCCCATTTAAAAAGGCACAACAGCACCTCTTTTCTATTTGCTTCTCTTCAAGTGTTCAAAATGGTAAGAACGCTTTCCATGACACTGGAGGCAAGAGTTTCCAAACACACTTACCTTTAAAAGCTCAGAAATTGGGTTCAGGTGACATTTTATGAGAACAATTCAGGAGACCAAGCACTTTTAGTTTCAGGCACTGAAGGTGACCAATCTTCTGAAAATGCAAGGCAACATTTGACTTCTGAATGGGAACCAAGTCCCAAAACCGACTCTTTGAAAATCCAGCCTAACCCTGTACTGTTATAGTCAGGAGTTTTCGGTTCTGCTGCTGTAAGCATATTCTTCAAATTTAACTCTTTCTTAATTAAGCATTTATCAGTTCTTTGTTTGacatatttcagtttttttcttggtAACTCTTTTTGATCAGGAGAATTATAAGCAGCAGGGCATTTCCTTAGACCCACGGCCTGGAATCCAAGCATTTCTGAAGGAAATACTTTTTGTGTGGTAGGAGGGACCCATTCATCAACATCAGTTTCAAGGTACTTAGCAACAGGACAGTTGTTGGAGATCTCTGGTTGTGTAATACTAGATGCAGTAGGGCTTCTGGATTTCTGGCTGGgtgtctttatattttttggacAGCTAGGGGTGGCTTGCTGTGCATCATTTACAGAGGAAATCCTTGTCTTTTTATAGTTAGCATCAAGGTCCAAATAAAAGGCAGGTAATTTTTTGAAAGCTCCTGTCATTCCATGAATTCTAGTTTGGTGGAATCCTATAACTGGAGTTGACTGTGAACATGGAACAAAGTCTTGGCTATCTTCAAAATCATATTCTGAATCTGACTGAAAATGAGGTGGAGAGGGACATGTTTTTGGATACAGAGAGGCAGATGTGTTTTGCAAGGATAATTTTTGTGAAGACTGGTTGGAGTTTTCAGAGAGTGATCTCAATGAAAAATCAGATTCTGTATGATGACTTTctgccaaagactttccccactgTAACAAAATATCCTGTGACTTTTTGGTCATTTCTGTTGCCATGTCCATTTCTTTAGGACTATCGTCAAAGAGATCAGCAGAAGCATTGTAGCAACCTTCATGACCAGTAGAACAGTTTGGTGTTAGGTTATTACCAGTGTGTTCATAAGACATTTCTTTCAATGTGTTCGTACTTCTATTTGGCATACTGCAAAGAGCTTCTAAAGGATATGTGAGTTTCCTGCAAATTGTCAAACTGTCACCCTGGTTCTTTGGCCGCCTACagtattgtttattttctaagttGTGAAGGTTGGAAACATCATTATACCTCCTAGAACTCAAAGTTGTCAACTTTTCACTCATTTCGGATAGTGCTTTTTGTCCACATccattaaaatatttgctattgagACAAGAATGGTCAGTCTCTGAAGTATCGTGCTTAAGTGAAATTTCAGCCTCATGTGGTGGAATTCTGGTAGACTTAAGAGTAACTGTTGTGCCTGAGCCTTTTGAAGATGGAAACAGAGCTGACAGATAAACATCTGGTAGAAGATTTTCAGAAATGCCTCTTTCACTACTACTTATAGAGACAGTCTCTGCTGTGTTCTCTGGTTGTGACTCCTTATGAACACTAGGACTTGGATTTGCTTCACAGTTGGAAAGGAAGTTATTTTTGCTGGAGTTTGCTTTGACTGTTGCTTGTGGTGATCTTAAGCCTATAGGTGGTGTATGCAAGGATCTAGTAGTTCTCTGTGGAGTCACGGAAAACCTGCTGTGGTCTGCATGTAATTTACTGATGTCATTATCTAGATGACATTTCCTGCTACTGCCATCTGTCTGGGTTATAGCAATCTCACTTTCGATAGCTGCCAGAAATTTGTTTAGGCTTTCAGAGAGTGGAAGGTCAGCCCAGATCTCAAGGTCACAGTCCTGAGAACCCTCAGCTATCTCTTCAAGTCTGAGTGATGAAGGTGTACAACACATAGATCTCTCCTGAAAGCTAGCGGGGGTATCTACATCATGATACTGGTGACATGCTAGCTCACGctgggaatatatatttttaacttccaCTGCACTGTGGAAGGATTTTGTATTACTTGGCTCAAGGGGCTCTTGCACTTTCAAAGGGAATAAATTAGAACCAGGAACTCCAATTTCATGATGATTGCTATGAACAGCACTTGGCTGATTAGCTTGTAAGCCAAGTTCTTCACCCAGCTTTTGTGCTGCACTCTTTTTATCCATATAAGAAACAGGGCTCCATAAACCCTGAATGGTATCATGGCAGCTATTGGAACCAGTGGCCTCTGCAGAAGAAATGCACATTCTGTTCTGGTGAGGAGTATCAATGGCCTTGCTTTGTTCTGAAGCtgaaaaatcatcatcatctgtTAGTTGTGAAACAATGGAAGTGAGTTCAAGTGATAGCTGCCAGAATCCTGAAAAATCATCTCTGCCATGGGACTCAAAACAACAAGAACTGCTGTCAGGGCCACATATGCTGCTGACATCGCTATTTGAATTTTCGAAAGCAAGTAAGTGGCTATTAGGTGCCTGGGAGCCACAGCGAAGTTTCCTGATATCAGAAAGCTGCAAAAGCCGATGGAAATAGTCAATGACAGTGAAGCCTACGACACCTGGGTCTGGTAGAAGAATCTGGCAAGCTACTAGCGCTTTAACTTTTCTCTTGTGGTCTGAGTACTGCTCTAAGAGGTTACTGGAACCTGAACCTTGTCCATGTTGGCTTTCAAAATTCTGTGAAAGAAGTAAATGAATTTAAATCagaataatattttcttcctttgactCAAATGTGAAACAGggatttaaaaggttaaaaacagATGCAACTATAACCCCCACCCCCATAATTTCAATTCCTCTAGCGTTATACGGTTTAACGCTAGAGGAATTGAAATTATGGGGAAGTAAACCTTGGAGTAAAGAGACTTGTCTTTAAATTTTGGTTCTAAAATTTCCTAGTGTtgggactttggacaagttattaggagccttagttttctcatttataaaataaggataaaaatgcAGGATTACTGTATTAGcaataacacacaaaaaaactagaGTGCTTAGCaaatagtagttgctcaataaatggtaactacTATTATATTTCTCATTAGCGTCCATAAGCTTTGAGTGTTTAAAGGAAtgttctcactttaaaaaaaaaaaaaaaaaagaagaaaaagagccaTCTgagattttaagaaagaaaacctcTGTAGCTCCTGGTTTCATCTTCCCTTTGGGTTTTCTCACTGTTCAGCTGTGAAGTGCTGTATTTCACTTTTCAAAACCCTGACTGCAGTGTAGGCAAAATACTGATTTGTTCCCTTTAGCATATAAGAGACAGAAAGCGATTACTCCTTCAGTCAGCACATTCTCTAGACTTTTTCTATAGtcacttttataattatttaagatGATCCTTCCTAACCTATTCTTACAGTTATCAACACTCAGTTACTTTGCCTTCAATGTTAgttccctctttttccttttatcgATAAGATTAAAAAGCTAGAGTTGACGAAAGTTTTACTACAGAATCTGAACTGAATTTAGAGGGTATAGTAAATaccaaatatcaaaacaaaatatgtaacacttgtgaatttataataaatttagatttttaaagttctgaaTGCATTTGAATGGGGCTCTTCTAACTTTTGAAAGAGGAAGTTGTCATACATGGTATTTTAACAGATCACCTATAGCCTATTTTTACAAAGCTTAAAGTGCTTCTACAGGCTCTCACACTTATGACTCCtaaaaactatttagaaaattaaaatcacttcaTTACAATGGAAATGTtagcataataataaaaagaaagctagTCTCAATTACCGTCACTCCAAAAATAAAGCTCTGTCCAACAAAGCAAGTTTCAACTGCTTTAGTTAATAGGTTCTGAGTTGCATCACTGTCCAGTGTTTCTGGAATTTCATTAGGATCTTGAATGTACCttgattagaaagaaaataaaaaatgcgAAGAGATAAGCTTTGAAATTTTAACTTGCCATAAAGTCAGAAGACACAATTAGTTTGAAAATACAAACATGAAACTTTTGAGTTAcatacaggggggaaaaaaaagtgactttaaGAGCTACGTATTTTGTTCCCTCTAGGTTCCTATAGcctagaaagacaaaaacaactgATCAAGTGTTAATAAAGTAGATGCCTGCCTAGTAATCAGGCCCAGCAATTATTCTAAAAGTGTCAGTGGGAGTAGTGCTGGTATCTTTAACCCTTATCCTCAAAGCAGAGGGGGAAGTCTTTCCTCATCGCTGGCAATCCTGGCTGTGGTCCCTTGGCCCTCCCTTTCTTCAAATCACTTTGCTCTCAACTATAAGGAGATAAACAGAGATTTCCTCTGTTAAGTATTAGGGGAGGAGGGCAGAAGATTGAAGGGGAGAAAAAGCTTCAGTTGCTTACATATATCCTTACATTCTCAGAACATCTTAACAGGTCAAACTATGCAGATGAAGCTGCAatgcaaatgaaataaatgacaaaattcaATTTGATATGCAAATATTCCTTCAAATAGCTTCTTCCACCTCAAGAGACCTTAGCCACTTGATTTGAATAATCCTTCCGTTTGAAacaattttactttcttattaTATATTTCTCTAACTTGGATTAGAGTTTTGTAATTTAATAGTCTAATTACAGTTTGGTTGGAGCATGGTTTAACATCATCACAATATGTATTCAGGAAATAAACATCTTTCTATTTCTCacttgattatcttttttttttttttttttttttttttttttttttttttttttttttttttaaatttatttatttatttttggctgcactgggtcttcagtgctgtgcacaggctttctctagttgcggcgagcgggggctactcttcactgaggtgtgcgggcttctcattgcggtggcttctctttcttgccgagcactggctctaggcacacgggctcagtagttgtggtgcacgggcttagttgctccgtagtatgtgggatcttcccggaccagggctcgaacccgtgtcccctgcattggcaggcggattcttaaccactgcgccaccagggaagtcccttgattatCTTTTAAATGAACTGATGATCTGAGGTCGAGTGATCATCTTTTTTACTAACTGCATAGTACCTTAAAAACACATAtcttcgggggcttccctggtggcgcagtggttaagaatccgcctgccaatgcaggggacaggggttcgagccctggtctgggaagatcccacatgctgtggagcaactaagcccgtgcgccacaactattgaacctgcgctctagagccctcgagccacaactactgaagcctgcgtgccacaactactgaagcccgcgtgcctagagcctgtgctctgcaacgagagaagccactgcagtgagaagcccgcctgccgccacgaagagtagcccccactcaccgcaactagagaaagtccccaagcagcaacaaagaccccgcacagccaaaagtaaataaaacaaac of Balaenoptera ricei isolate mBalRic1 chromosome 8, mBalRic1.hap2, whole genome shotgun sequence contains these proteins:
- the DDIAS gene encoding DNA damage-induced apoptosis suppressor protein codes for the protein MNRRRKFLLASVLALQNSSFIYPSCQKCFSRIILVSKRSNCPKCGSTGEAENASYRYKLALKVAESNKLFGITVFGSCLDAFFGLTATGLHRYIQDPNEIPETLDSDATQNLLTKAVETCFVGQSFIFGVTNFESQHGQGSGSSNLLEQYSDHKRKVKALVACQILLPDPGVVGFTVIDYFHRLLQLSDIRKLRCGSQAPNSHLLAFENSNSDVSSICGPDSSSCCFESHGRDDFSGFWQLSLELTSIVSQLTDDDDFSASEQSKAIDTPHQNRMCISSAEATGSNSCHDTIQGLWSPVSYMDKKSAAQKLGEELGLQANQPSAVHSNHHEIGVPGSNLFPLKVQEPLEPSNTKSFHSAVEVKNIYSQRELACHQYHDVDTPASFQERSMCCTPSSLRLEEIAEGSQDCDLEIWADLPLSESLNKFLAAIESEIAITQTDGSSRKCHLDNDISKLHADHSRFSVTPQRTTRSLHTPPIGLRSPQATVKANSSKNNFLSNCEANPSPSVHKESQPENTAETVSISSSERGISENLLPDVYLSALFPSSKGSGTTVTLKSTRIPPHEAEISLKHDTSETDHSCLNSKYFNGCGQKALSEMSEKLTTLSSRRYNDVSNLHNLENKQYCRRPKNQGDSLTICRKLTYPLEALCSMPNRSTNTLKEMSYEHTGNNLTPNCSTGHEGCYNASADLFDDSPKEMDMATEMTKKSQDILLQWGKSLAESHHTESDFSLRSLSENSNQSSQKLSLQNTSASLYPKTCPSPPHFQSDSEYDFEDSQDFVPCSQSTPVIGFHQTRIHGMTGAFKKLPAFYLDLDANYKKTRISSVNDAQQATPSCPKNIKTPSQKSRSPTASSITQPEISNNCPVAKYLETDVDEWVPPTTQKVFPSEMLGFQAVGLRKCPAAYNSPDQKELPRKKLKYVKQRTDKCLIKKELNLKNMLTAAEPKTPDYNSTGLGWIFKESVLGLGSHSEVKCCLAFSEDWSPSVPETKSAWSPELFS